From a single Brassica napus cultivar Da-Ae chromosome C9, Da-Ae, whole genome shotgun sequence genomic region:
- the LOC106451886 gene encoding glucosidase 2 subunit beta isoform X1, with amino-acid sequence MRVLLSFLLLLFLVLASSAIRSSSSPVTDPFLGISPQDEKYYKSSSEIKCKDGSKRFTRAQLNDDFCDCADGTDEPGTSACPNGKFHCRNAGHSPLVLFSSRVNDGICDCCDGSDEYDGKVACSNTCWEAGKAARENLKKKIQTYNQGVVIRRKEIEQAKVGLDKDEAELKKLKIEQKILKGLVQQLKDRKEQIEKIEEKERLEKEKEEKERKEAEEAAQPGKGDGEEKTDGNEKVEGSTDGGEMPGVSQDDEILDENEHHDETGRYKDLDTDEESAAEAEPTSVLEEGTHNNPADQHVVETKEESPSSEDLIITAGSQHDGSTKKEESDEVKKVEEDIVSEKKEALSKEELGRLVASRWTGENSDKPSEADDSPKADEHENLEHTPTSPQEVEEDDGFVSDGDEETGDDGKYSDREPEDDTYEEEYRHDSTSSYKSDAEDDLDLSETTSSPTWLEKIQKTVKNILQAVNLFQTTPVDKSEADRVRKEYDESSSKLKKIQSRVSSLEKKLKQDFGLYDKNILSHYLRFTFFELVLSIFFLITGPEKEFYSFHGRCFESKQGKYTYKVCAYKEATQEEGYSKTQLGGWEKFENSYQFMTYTNGDKCWNGPDRSLKIKLRCGLKNELMDVDEPSRCEYAAVLSTPARCLEDKLKELQEKLEKLMNQDQPQKHDEL; translated from the exons ATGAGAGTACTACTatccttccttcttcttctttttcttgtccTTGCTTCTTCTGCTATTAGATCGAGCTCGTCTCCCGTGACCGATCCGTTTCTCGGCATTTCTCCTCAAG ATGAGAAGTATTACAAATCATCTTCGGAGATTAAGTGTAAGGACGGATCAAAGAGATTCACCAGAGCTCAGCTCAACGACGATTTCTGCGATTGCGCTGACGGCACTGACGAGCCAG GCACCTCAGCTTGTCCTAATGGAAAGTTCCATTGTCGGAACGCAGGCCATTCTCCcttagttttgttttcttcaagAGTTAATGATGGTATCTGCG ATTGTTGTGATGGAAGTGATGAGTATGATGGTAAAGTGGCGTGCTCAAATACATGCTGGGAAGCTGGAAAAGCTGCTCGAGAGAATCTTAAGAAGAAAATCCAAACGTATAATCAAGGGGTTGTGATAAGGAGGAAGGAGATCGAGCAGGCGAAAGTGGGTCTGGACAAAGATGAAGCTGAACTAAAAAAGCTGAAAATCGAGCAGAAGATTCTGAAAGGGCTTGTCCAACAGCTCAAAG ATCGCAAAGAACAAATTGAGAAGATAGAGGAGAAGGAGCGTCTCGAGAAAGAAAAGGAGGAGAAGGAAAGaaaagaagctgaagaagcagCCCAGCCGGGAAAGGGGGACGGTGAGGAGAAGACAGATGGCAATGAAAAGGTTGAAGGAAGCACAGACGGTGGAGAGATGCCTGGAGTTTCACAGGACGACGAAATTCTCGATGAAAACGAACATCATGATGAGACTGGTAGATACAAGGACTTGGATACAGATGAG GAGTCAGCAGCTGAAGCTGAACCAACAAGTGTATTGGAAGAGGGAACGCACAATAATCCTGCAGACCAG CATGTTGTGGAGACGAAGGAGGAATCTCCCTCATCTGAGGATCTCATCATCACAGCTGGATCTCAACATGATGGTAGTACCAAAAAGGAGGAATCAGACGAGGTGAAGAAGGTG GAGGAGGATATTGTATCGGAGAAGAAGGAAGCGTTGTCAAAGGAGGAATTGGGGCGTCTTGTTGCCTCTCGTTGGACAGGAGAGAATTCTGATAAGCCATCTGAGGCAGATGATAGCCCGAAAGCTGATGAGCATGAAAACCTTGAGCACACGCCCACCAGTCCACAGGAAGTAGAGGAAGATGATGGATTTGTGTCAGATGGTGACGAGGAAACAGGCGACGATGGAAAATACAGCGACCGTGAACCCGAAGATGATACATATGAAGAGGAGTATCGCCATGATTCTACTTCTTCCTACAAATCTGATGCGGAGGATGATCTCGATTTATCAG AGACAACCTCAAGTCCTACCTGGTTGGAGAAGATACAAAAGACCGTCAAGAACATTTTACAGGCTGTGAATTTATTCCAAACCACCCCAGTGGACAAATCAG AGGCTGATCGGGTACGCAAGGAATACGATGAGTCGAGCTCAAAGCTTAAGAAAATACAGTCAAGGGTTTCGAGCTTAGAAAAGAAGCTAAAACAAGACTTTGGTCTGTATGATAAAAACATCCTAAGCCATTACTTACGTTTTACCTTTTTCGAGTTAGTccttagtattttttttcttattacagGACCGGAGAAAGAGTTCTATTCATTCCATGGTCGTTGTTTTGAGAGCAAACAGGGCAA GTATACTTACAAAGTCTGTGCATATAAAGAAGCAACACAAGAGGAGGGCTATTCAAAGACTCAGCTAGG GGGATGGGAAAAGTTTGAGAACTCGTACCAGTTCATGACATATACAAACGGAGATAAGTGTTGGAACGGTCCCGATAGAAGCCTAAAG ATCAAGCTAAGATGTGGGTTGAAAAATGAGCTTATGGATGTTGATGAACCAAGTCGTTGCGA ATATGCGGCAGTTTTATCTACTCCAGCTCGGTGTCTAGAAGATAAACTTAAA GAACTACAAGAAAAGCTCGAGAAGTTGATGAACCAAGACCAACCTCAGAAGCACGACGAACTGTGA